A window of Hordeum vulgare subsp. vulgare chromosome 5H, MorexV3_pseudomolecules_assembly, whole genome shotgun sequence genomic DNA:
CACCTAGGTCTAGCAGTGACGGCCGGCCGTCCGTCGAGATGCAAAGAAAGCAAGCACGGCCGACGTTTGCGGGCAGCATGTCGTCCCCCCGCGTCCTGTTCGACGGAATGACAACACCAATGGCACCGGTCGACGACCCCTACTGCACCCAGTTCATGGAGGATGTGATCTACAACGGTGGGCATGTCCCTGCCTACGATCCCGAGGAGACCCAAAGTCAGGATGGCCGCGCCCAGTTCGTTGCTGATGAAGAGGCCGACGACCGTGCTGACTACGACCATGGTGACTCGTGGCATGGAGACGATGACATCTATTGGGATGGTGATGAAGATAAAGGCAATGACATTGATATTAGTGGTGAGCCATTGTTCATCGACGAGCTCACCCAAAGAGCGGAAGCACAAAAGAGGAAGAAGAGCATTCGCACGGATTCATACACCCAAGATGAGGACAAGCTGATTTGCAATTGTTGGATGGAGATTAGCCAAGATCCGAGGATGGGCGCGCAACAAAAGGGCCTAATTTTTTGGACAAGAGTCCACAAAACTTTCCATGAAAGGAAGATGTTTGAGCCCTATCAAATTACAAGCGACCGTGGCATCACCTCGATTCAAAAGAGGTGGTTGTTCAttcaacaagagtgcaacaagtaTTGCGACGCATTGGAGAGCGTTGAATCACGGCCCGTGAGTGGTCTCGGCATTGGGGACATGGTATGCTCTCCTCATCCTAGTCCTTTCCTTGCTTCGGCCTTGTATATGTTTGCATGTCCAAATCTTTGTTGATCATGTGATGTAGGCATTTCAATCTTTGGAAGCATTCAAGGCCCGGCACAATGACAAGCCATTCACTCTTACGCATTGTTGGATGATCATCAACAATTGCCCTAAGTTCAAGGATCAATATCGTGAACTTCAAAAGAAGAGAGACAAGAAGAAGGCCAAgttcgccggaggtggagatggcGAGGCGTTGAAGAGGCCGAGGGGCAAGACCAACTCCAAGGTGGACGACATACATGATGCCGCATCCATGGCCTTGCATGAGACTTTGCATGGCATGATGTCTCAAAAGGACACGAGGGACGAGAAGAAGCGTCAAAGCAAGGACGAGAAAACGAAGCAATACCTGGAGCTTCAAAGGAAGAAGCTTGagatggaggaggcggccaagcagAGGAAGATCGACCTGAAGGAGGCGGCCCGACAAAGGCAGCTCGACATTGAGGCCGCCAAAGTCGAGGCCAGGAAGAGGCGGCTCGACATCGAGGCCACCAATGTCGCAACCAAAGCGAAGGAGGTGGCCCTTGCGATCATGAGCGTGAACTTGACGAAGATGAGCGAGAAGACGAGGAGTTGGTTCGAGGCCAGGCAGAAGGAGATGTTCGACGCCGACGGCCTGAACTAGGTTGTCCATCGGACGTGGCCGTTCATTTTTGGAGGCTGGCATGGGTGCCGCCCGCTAGGCCGCTGGCTGTGTGCCGGCGAGAAACAGATTCATTTTGGAGGCTGGCTGTGTTGCCGCCCGCTGGTTGTGTTGCCGGCGAACAAAACTATTCATTTTGGAGGCTGACTGTGTTGCCAGCCGCTAGCTTTGTTGCCGGTGAGGACGTGTAGGCCGCTGGCTGTGTTGCCGGCGTGAACTAAGGTCGTTGGCATGAACTAGACCACTGGTATTTGAAGGGTTGTTcttttggaggcggacaagatagGGCAAACGTATGCGGCCGCGCGTTGGGCGCACGGCCAGTGCATCCCAGGACAGGGCTGGACACGACCCCATCTCCCTACCCAAACAGACAGAATCCAGGCAAAACAGACGTCCGTTTGGGgtcgcgcggtggagttggccttagaACCGCGAGATTGTGGCTCGTCCTTCATGTGCGTCGGTGATGGTGACACCGGTCCCATCTGACAAAGTGAACGCTCCGTCATGATCTTCATGTGACAGTTGAATTCTTCGTCTATCACAGCCGTCTTCAACAATAGATGTGTCCGCTATTGCGGCTGCTTCTCCTTATTGCTAGGCGAGATGACTATCTCCTCCTTGCTAGAGGAGCCCGCCGTCGTGGATGCCGATGGCCCCAGTGAATGAGGGCGGCAACACCACGATCTGCTAGAGGACGAGCTCTCGTCGGAGCCGCTTGTCGGCACGCAGAACTAGAACTTCAGCATCACCGTTGGCTTGGTTCCGAGAGGATATAGAGAAGGAAATACGTGGGAGGGGGAAAGAGGAGTAAGGTCTGGTACTCTCGACAGGGACGGAGCGCGGCTTAAATAGCTGCGGTCAGGCCATGCGTTGGGGCCGTCAGCCGCTACAATATGGCACACATGCCGAAGTTGGTTCCTCGGGACGCGTCGTCTTCATTGAAGCAGCAAGGCTTGAGAGGTCGCGTCCATCTGTACCACCTTCACGTCCGGTCAATTTACGATTTCAATGATGACCGTTGCATGTTCTAGGCCGGCATCAATGCGGAACGGCAAACGGCGCAACATGTGGGATGGAAAGCGCAAGAAGGGCTGGTGTTTTTCATGGTCAGATAGGGCGATCAGAATCGTGCGAAATAGCGTTCCAAAATCCCGCAAACCTCCCCACGTTTGAGTCTGTTTTGTGGAAAAAATCCCGTCCGGACCATTCCGCGGACCGATACATGACCGTGCTGGATGACTTCCACGGTTCGTACCGTTGTGCGAGGTTTGTGGGTCTTCCTTGAAGATGCCCTAAAGATCTTTTCTTATGTATGTTGCATGTTGATAAAATACATACGTTGGTGAGGACTTGCTATTTAGATATGCAAAAAGTGGCTCTTATTACATTCACATCTTATATTTAGTAATTTCTTGACAAGAGGTTAAGCTTTTTTTGCCTTCGTCGTTGTCAATTTTAAAAACTCTCTCTTAAGTAGCAAACATGGAGAATCACTCCTAAAAGTAAGCAAAAATATTTGTTCACAaagaaacaacaagaaaaatatataagagATAGAAATCGAAATAGTCTTCATCTTATTTTTTAAGAAGAGAAAGCGTCCTTTAGAAAAGTTTAGGTGATGATGAGAGCATAAAATATAGGAATGGAAAATAAAAAAGCACCCCACAACGTGTCGTGTGGTCATATTCAAAGTGCCTATGAAGTTCATTCAATATATCAATATCAACGTTTGAAATTGTTGACCGGGCCTGTCGTGTGGTGACACCTCTCTGGCCGAACAAGATTATAAACATGTACGGCCAAGCTTACTCAAGCAATGTGGTACCAATAAACGTAGTACATTTTTTTAGGGAAGTAATAAACATACTACAAGAAGCAGAACCGATGAGATTAAATCTGCTTTGTTTCAAATGGGTCCTACAAAGACACCGGGTCCAGATTGTTTCCCTGCTCTATTCTATCAAACTCATTGGGATTTCCTTCAGAAAGAGGTTTGTAGTGCTGTCCGTGGTTTTTTGAATGGTGGAACTATACCTGTTGGTTTTTGTGATTCAGTGATCGTGCTTATCCCGAAGATAAATAATCCACAACATCTCAAGAACTTTCGGCCAATAAGTTTATGCAATGTCCTATACAAGATTGCCTCGAAGGTACTTTCAAACCGTTTGAAAAATTTTCTGCCGGAGGTGATATCAGAAAATCAAAGTGCATTTATTCCTGGTCGCCTTATAACAGATAATGCTCTTATTGCTTTTGAAAGTTTACATACTATAAGATCTCAAAAAGTGAAAAAACCTTATTTTGCCCTAAAGATCGACATGATGAAAGCTTATGACCGTGTGGAATGAAATTATCTTCGTGGTTGTCTGTCTCGTTtgggctttgctgaatcttggatACAATCGGTTATGAGGTGTGTTACTTCCACTCGCTATGCTGTCCGGGTCAATGGAGATCTCACTGAGCCTGTCATACCAACCAGGGGTATTCGTCAAGGTGATCCAATCAGCCCCTACCTTTTTCTTCTTTGTACTGAAGGATTGTCATGTCTGCTTAAACAACAGGAAAACCAAGGAGTGCTACATGGTATTAAAAATGGTCGTCTTGGTCCTGCTATTTCTCATTTACTGTTCGCAGATGACAGTATTTTCTTTGCAAGAAGTGATAGGAGGAGTGTGGAGGCTTTGAAAGAAACACTTCAATTATATTGTCAGGGGTCGGGTCAAAAGATAAATCTAGATAAATCTTCCATTTTCTTTGGTAATGGTTGTCCAAAGGAGATCAAGAATGAGGTTAAACATAGCCTGGGTGTTTTTAATGAGTCTCTCCATGATTCATATCTTGGTATGCCAACTGAGGTTGGACGATCACCTACAATGACTTTCAAATATTTGTATGATCGTATGTGAAAGCGCATCAATGGTATGTCTGATCGACCTTTATCTAGAAAGGGAGTGGAGATCTTATTAAAGTATGTGGTTCAGGCAATTCCTACATTTGTGATGAGTTGTTTCCGTTTACCTGTTGGTACATGTGAGCAAATGAGGAGAACTATCTCTGATCAGTGGTGGGGGTTTGCTGATGGTAAAAGGAAAATGCATTGGAAATCTTGGAATTGGCTGACATGTCCGAAGTCTATGGATGGAATGGGGTTCAGAGATATGTGCATGTTTAATCAAGCAATGTTGGGCAAACAATGTTGGCGTTTACTTACAGATCCAGATTCTCTGTGTGCGAGGGTTCTTAAAGGCCGTTATTTCCCAAACACTGATTTCTGGGATGCAAAATGTCCACGATCTGCTTCCTACACATGGCGGAGTATTCTTCATGGTATGGAGTTGGTCAAATTTGGAATCCGTTGGGGTGTGGGAAATGGTTGTACAATCAAGATTCAAGAGGATAATTGGATCCCGGGAGTGAATTCTCAGGTCTTGCATTTGCTTTCTCCTCTTTCGTCCGGCCATAAGGTTAGTTCTCTTTTTGCTGAAGATGGTTTGCGTTGGAACGAACAGCTAGTTAGGTCAATTTTCGATGCTGCTGTGGCAGAACAAGTGCTCCAACTTCCTATCAGTCGTTTTGGTGACTGTGATTTTGTTTCCTGTCCTCATACTCGGTCTGGTACATTTTCGGTCCGTTCAGCATATCACTTGGCTAGAATGACAAAGGTTTATTCATCCTGTAGTATCACAGGCCGTGGTATGTCCTCTAATCTCCATTGCGAAACCAGTTCTTGGAACAAATTGTGGGCGATCAAGGCATCGGGGAAAATGATAATTACTCTATGGAGGTTTGCTCATGATTGCCTCCCATCTGGGATGCAGCTTCACTGGAGACATATTCCTGCATCTAAGGTTTGTGTTCATTGTTCTGTTGAGGAGCGTATTGAACATGCTTTGCTTTTTTGCCCATATGCACAAGCTGTTTGGTCTGATATCAAAGGTTATTTCGATGTGCATCTTTGTCGGAATGGATTTACAAATTGCAAATCATGGATTTTTTATTTCCTGGACCGATGCGATGACCTTGCAGCTACTGTTTTAGCAGTCACATGTTGGCATATTTGGGATGCTTGTAACAAACTCAGAGAAGAAAATATTCACCAGCATCCGTCTAGTCTTGCTCTCAAAATCAAAGCTTATGTTGATATGATTGTGGAGCACTTGTTCATTAACAGACCTAACCATAGGCGTGAACCTTCTTCAATAGCATCTTGGGTTCCGCCGCCGGCAGGTAAAGTGATGATTAATGTGGACGCTGCTCTCTTTTCCAATACCAGGAGCATGGGGGTAGGTGTAGTGATGCGAGATTAGTTGGGAGCTTGTATTGTTTCCTACGGTATTGGTGTGCCTGACGTTTACAATCCTGAGTTGGCAGAGGCAATTGCTATCAAGAGAGGCTTGCTATTTGCTTTGGATGAAGGTATCCAGGAGATTGTTCTTGCTTCAGATTGTTTGACTGTGATTCAATGTATAAATTCTTTGGTCATGGATCGATCTTCTTGTGGTCCTGTGATTCAAGACATCAAGCATATTAGAGCTTCTTTCAGTAGTTGTTCTATATTTCATGTGCGCCGAGAGCAAAATGTTTCTGCACATTTGTTGGCTAGATCTTGTAATCAGCTAGGGTGTCGTGTTTGGCGTGGTGTGGCTCCCGAATGCATCCGGGAATCAATTTGTATGGACATTATGCCATAATCTATAAAGTGGTGTGTTATCAAAAAAAACCCGGGTCTCGATTGCACCCCGCAATCCATCGGGCTGCATCTCGGCCCAGAATGCTCCTCGCAATGCACACGTCGATCCCCTGGCTCATCCGCCAAACGATGCCTCAGAGGGACCCATGGCTCGATCGGTTATAACCGCAGGATGGTGGCTCGCCCTTCATGCGTGTCGGTGATGATGGTGTCGGTCCCATCTGATGGAGCAAACGATCCGTCATGATCTTTATCCGACGGTCGAATTGTTCGTCTGTCACAATCGCCTCCAACAACAGAAGTGGTTGTTGTTGCGACTGCTTCTCCTCGTCGTCGGACGAGATGACCATCTCCTTCTTGCCGGAGGAGCCCGCTGTCGTGGATGCGGATCTCCCCAGTGACTGAGGGCGACGACGCCACGATTCGCCAGACGACGAGCTTTCATCTGGGCCGCCTGCCGGCACGGAGTACCAGGACTTTGGCATCGCCGCTGGCTTGGCTTGGAGAGGATGTAGAGAAGGAAAGACGCGTGGAGGGGGGAGAGGAGGAAAGTCTGGTGCTTTGGACGGCGAAGGAGCGCGGCTTAAATAGCCATAGTCAGGCCAGGCGCTGGGGTGGTCAGCCCGCTACAATATGACGCAGGTGTTGGAGTTGGTTCCTCGGGACGCGGTGTTTGCATTGAAGCGACGAAGCTTGAGATGTCGCTTCTGTGTGTACCACCTTTATATCCGGTCAAATCACAATTTCAATGACGGCCGCTGCATGCTACAATAATGCGGCGTGGCAAACGGTGCGGCGCGTGGGATGGAAAGCGCGGGAAGGGCGGGTGTTTTTTATGGGTTAGGGTGGTCAGAATCATGCGAAATAGCAGTCCGAACTCCCGCAAACCTCCCTACATTTAACTTTGGTTTGCGGGAGAAGTCTCGTTCAAACCGTTTCACAGATTGATACAAGACCGCGTTGGATGACTTCCACGGTTCATACCATTATGGAAGGTTTGTCGGTCCACCTTGAAGATGTCCTAAAGATCTTTTCTTATGTATGTTGCATCTTGAGAAAATGCATACATTAGTGAGGACTAGCCATTTAGATACGCGAAATGTGGCTCTTGTTACATTCACATCTTATATTTAGTAATTTCTTGACAAAAAGGTAATCTTTTTTCCGCCTTGGTCATTGTCAATTTTGAAAACTCTCTCTTAATTAACAAACATGGAAAATCGCTGCTAAAATTAAGCAAGAAGATTTGTTCACAaagaaacaacaagaaaaatataCAAGAAATAGAAAAATATGCAAGAGATGGAAATCGAAATAGTCTtcattttgttttttcaaaaagaaaaaatgCCCTTTAGAAAAGTTCATGTGATGGTGAAAGCATAAAAGATCTTTCCTTATGTATGTTGGATCTTGAGAAAATACATACGGTAGTGAGGACTAGCCATTTAGATATGCGAAATATGGCTCTTGTTTCCGCCTTCGTCATTGTCAATTTTGAAAACTCTCTCTTAATTAACAAACATGGAAAATCACTGCTAAAATTAAGCAAGAGGATTTGTTCACAAACAGAGAACAAGAAAAATATACAAGAGATGGAAATCGAAATAGTCTTCATTTTATTTCTTAAAAAGATAAAAATGTCCTTTAGAAAAGTTCATGTGATGATGAAAGCATAAAAGATGGGGATGGAAACTAAAAAAGCAACCCACAACGTGTCGTGTGGTTATATCCAAGGTGCCTGTGAAGTTGATCCAATATATATCAATATCAATGTTTGAAATTGCTGACCGGGCCTGTCGCCTGGTGACACCTCTCTGGCCGAACAAGGTTATAAACATATTCGACCAACCTTACTCAAGCGACGTGGTGCTAATAAACGTACTTTATTTTTTTGTGAGCAAAACTAATAAACGTACTACAAGAAGCAGAACCGGGACTCAACTTCGCGCCGCAGTCCATCGGGCTGTATCTCGGCCCAGTCTCGCGATGCGCGTGGACCGCCCGGCCCGTCCGCCAAACGATGCCGCTGCGGGACCCGCGGCTCTATCCGTTACAACGGCCTCGATGCGCACGGCTCGCTCGCTACTGGAGTACGTTGGTAGTACCGGAAGTGGAACCAGTCCATCGACCCGATCCCTCCCCCTCCTCGTGCTATAAATTCGTCGCCTCCGTCCGCCACTCCTCACTCCTCTCACCCACACTTCCACTGTTCCACTCCTGCTCGAGTTCGAAATGGCAACGCAGATGGGCTGCTCGCCGGCGGCggcgcgcctcctcctcctcctcctcctcgtcctcgtggtCGCGGCGGGCGCCTCGGTGGCCGGGGCGACGTACGTGAAGTACAAGGACCCGAAGCAGCCGATCGAGGCGCGCGTGACGGATCTCCTCGCCCGGATGACCCTCGAGGAGAAGATCGGCCAGATGACCCAGATCGAGCGCGCCAACGCCTCCACCTCCGTCATTGAGAAGTACTTCGTCGGTACGTTAACTGCTCTCTGCTGTTCCTTCCTTCGCCGGCGGATGGGTCGACCGGTTCTCGGAGCGGTCTTCCGATGTGCGCGCGGGCCGGGGGTTTGATCCATGTGCATGTGCATGCGCATGCGTGTGCAGGGAGCGTGCTGAGCGGCGGCGGCAGCGCGCCGTCGGAGAACGCGTCGGCGGCGGCGTGGCAGGAGATGATCACCAAGATGCAGAAGGCGGCGCTCAGCACCCGCCTCGGCATCCCCATCATCTACGGCATCGACGCCGTGCACGGCAACAACAACGCCTACAACGCCACCATCTTCCCCCACAACGTCGGCCTCGGCGCCACCCGGGACCCCGACCTGGTCAAGCTCATCGGCCGCGCCACGGCGCTCGAGGCCAGGGCCACCGGCATCCCCTACACCTTCGCGCCATGCGTCGCGGTACGTAATACTTTTACATCAACCGATCAATACATGAACCGATCAATGGCTGTACGTGTATGTCACCGGCCGTGACGACCCTATTTTTGTTGGCGATGCAGGTCTGCCGTGATCCGAGGTGGGGCAGGTGCTACGAGAGCTTCAGCGAGGACAcgaagctggtgcagctgatgacgGCGGCCGTGATCCCCGGCCTGCAGGGTGCCCCCCGGCACCCCACGGGCATCCCCGTCGTGGCCGGGCCCAAGAACGTGGCCGGCTGCGCCAAGCACTTCGTCGGCGACGGCGGGACGCGCAACGGGATAAACGAGAACAACACGGTGCTGAGCTTCCACGACCTCATGCGGATCCACATGCCGCCCTACTACGACGCCGTCATCAAGGGCATCGCCTCCGTCATGATCTCCTACTCCAGCTGGAACGGCATCAAGATGCACGAGAACAAGTTCCTCATCACCCAAATCCTCAAGGAGAAGATGCGCTTCAGGGTATATATACTCGTTCACTCAAGATTGATGCATGCATTTCGGTTGCCATTTCGTGGAACACTTAATTGAGACTTGACACGGCGTTGTCCATGAACGTATACAGGGGTTCGTGATCACGGACTGGCAGGCGGTGGACAAGATCACCACGCCGccgcacaagcactactaccactCCATCCAGGAGACCATCCACGccggcatcgacatggtcatggtCCCCTACGACTACCCGGAGTTCGTCGCCGACGTCACGGCGCAGGCCAAGCGCGGCGCCATCAAGATGGACCGGATCGACGACGCCGTCACCCGGATCCTCAGGGTCAAGTTCGCCATGGGCCTCTTCGAGAACCCCTTGCCCGACCAGAGCCTCGTCGCCCACCTCGGCAGCAAGCCGCACCGGGAGCTCGCCAGGGAGGCCGTCCGCAAGTCGCTTGTGCTGCTCAagaacggcaaagggaagaaagATGGCAAGCCCGTCCTCCCGCTCACCAAGAACGCCAAGAAGATCCTCGTCGTCGGCACCCACGCCCACGACCTCGGCCTCCAGTGCGGCGGCTGGACCAAGTCCTGGCAGGGTCAGTCCGGCAACAACTTCACCGGCCAGGGTACGTCCTCACACTCACACATCTCATGAACCCTTCTTGTCAATGCTGATACCATCTCGATGCTTATGTTGTTGGCCACGACGATGTGATGTGCAGGCACGACGATCCTTGAGGCCATAAAGTCGGCGGTGGACAAGAAGACGGTGATCGACTACTCGGAGCACCCGGACAAGGGCAACGTCTCCAAGAGCGAGGACGAGTACGAC
This region includes:
- the LOC123398357 gene encoding beta-glucosidase BoGH3B-like: MIVCESASMYKDPKQPIEARVTDLLARMTLEEKIGQMTQIERANASTSVIEKYFVGSVLSGGGSAPSENASAAAWQEMITKMQKAALSTRLGIPIIYGIDAVHGNNNAYNATIFPHNVGLGATRDPDLVKLIGRATALEARATGIPYTFAPCVAVCRDPRWGRCYESFSEDTKLVQLMTAAVIPGLQGAPRHPTGIPVVAGPKNVAGCAKHFVGDGGTRNGINENNTVLSFHDLMRIHMPPYYDAVIKGIASVMISYSSWNGIKMHENKFLITQILKEKMRFRGFVITDWQAVDKITTPPHKHYYHSIQETIHAGIDMVMVPYDYPEFVADVTAQAKRGAIKMDRIDDAVTRILRVKFAMGLFENPLPDQSLVAHLGSKPHRELAREAVRKSLVLLKNGKGKKDGKPVLPLTKNAKKILVVGTHAHDLGLQCGGWTKSWQGQSGNNFTGQGTTILEAIKSAVDKKTVIDYSEHPDKGNVSKSEDEYDYAVVVVGEQPYAETAGDNLNLTIPGPGPEVIRKVCELVKCVVVLVSGRPLVVEPYLDTMDALVAAWLPGTEGHGVADVLFGDYGFSGKLPRTWVRSVDQLPMNYGDKLYDPLFPFGFGLTTKPAARS